A window of Salmo trutta chromosome 5, fSalTru1.1, whole genome shotgun sequence contains these coding sequences:
- the LOC115194203 gene encoding perilipin-2 — translation MEVVEVVNNQNVVERVASLPLVSSTYDMVSSAYCTTKDNHPYLKSMCEVAEQGVRNLTTAALTGAAPIINKLEPQISMANDLACKGLDKIEKTLPILHQPSEQIVANAKYAVTGAKDVMSNTVTGAKDSVSHTLTNAVDRTRGAVQDGVEMTRAAVQDGMQMTRAAVSGSVNTVMESRVAQMVSSGMDTALTTSESLVDQYLPRTEDELEMEAKMVEGFDVAKDAPSYYVRLGSLSTKLRKRAYHKALAQVKDAKQRSQESISQLNHTVDLIEYARKNIDGANQKVKGKLSSLVEWKSNEEGDGNEAENIESRTLAIARSLTQQLQTTCQVLVSGLQGLPQNIQKEALFLSHSASQVYSSFSKAVAFGDLSDGVLASSKAQLGKMKESLDDIMDYLVNNTSLNWLVGPFYPRLAPPPTTTSSQSQKTPAPAEVEMKSMD, via the exons ATGGAAGTCGTTGAAGTCGTCAATAACCAG AATGTGGTTGAGAGGGTGGCCAGCCTCCCCTTGGTGAGCTCCACCTATGACATGGTGTCCAGTGCCTACTGCACCACCAAGGATAACCACCCCTACCTCAAGTCTATGTGTGAGGTGGCCGAGCAGGGCGTTAGGAACCTCACCACTGCAGCGCTCACCGGTGCAGCACCCATCATCAACAAGCTGGAGCCACAAA TTTCCATGGCCAATGACCTGGCCTGTAAAGGCCTGGATAAGATTGAGAAGACCTTGCCAATCCTGCACCAGCCTTCTGAGCAG ATTGTTGCCAACGCCAAGTATGCAGTGACCGGTGCCAAAGACGTGATGTCTAACACTGTCACAGGGGCCAAGGACAGTGTGTCCCACACCTTGACCAATGCAGTGGACCGGACCAGGGGTGCCGTGCAGGACGGTGTGGAGATGACTCGTGCTGCGGTCCAGGATGGTATGCAGATGACCCGGGCTGCGGTCAGCGGCAGCGTGAATACGGTGATGGAGAGCCGTGTGGCCCAGATGGTCAGCAGCGGAATGGACACGGCACTCACCACCTCTGAGAGCCTGGTGGACCAGTACCTGCCTCGCACTGAGGACGAGTTGG AAATGGAGGCTAAAATGGTCGAAGGATTCGACGTGGCGAAGGATGCACCTAGCTACTATGTCCGTCTGGGCTCTCTGTCTACCAAGCTGCGTAAGAGGGCATACCACAAGGCTCTGGCCCAGGTCAAAGACGCCAAGCAGCGCAGCCAGGAGTCCATCTCACAACTCAACCACACTGTAGACCTG ATTGAATACGCCAGAAAGAATATTGACGGAGCTAACCAGAAGGTGAAAGGGAAACTGAGCTCCCTGGTTGAGTGGAAGTCTAATGAGGAAGGAGATGGCAATGAGGCTGAG AATATAGAGTCAAGGACCCTGGCCATAGCACGCTCCCTCACCCAGCAGCTGCAGACAACATGCCAGGTGCTGGTGTCTGGCCTGCAGGGCCTTCCCCAGAACATCCAGAAGGAGGCGCTGTTCCTCAGCCACTCAGCCTCCCAGGTCTACTCCAGCTTCAGCAAAGCGGTGGCGTTTGGGGACCTGTCGGACGGGGTGCTGGCCAGCAGCAAGGCCCAGCTGGGCAAGATGAAGGAGTCGCTGGACGACATCATGGACTACCTGGTTAACAACACGTCCCTCAACTGGCTGGTAGGTCCCTTTTACCCCCGGCTGGcaccaccccccaccaccacGTCCTCCCAGTCCCAGAAGACACCAGCCCCCGCAGAGGTTGAGATGAAATCAATGGACTAA